In the Armatimonadia bacterium genome, one interval contains:
- a CDS encoding zinc-binding dehydrogenase: MKTLAAVLVETGKPLELVELTIPDLKPGQVLVEVAFSGVCHTQVLEARGHRGEDRYLPHCLGHEGSGTVREVGAGVTKVKPGDRAILSWIKGSGMDVPGSVYDWDGKRVNAGGITTFQRFAVLSENRLTPLSAEAGTDSVSLRDAALIGCAIPTGMGAVLNTARPRPGESLAVFGIGGVGVCTVMAASLAGCVPLIAVDVHEHKLDLARKLGATHCINSAQQDLAAELTRVCPGGLDFAVEATGRPAVMLQALSCVRSQGGAAVIVGNAHFGEQLTLDPRQLNQGKRLLGTWGGDNWPDRDYPRYCRLLSAGKFSLDPIQSEPYALADLNRALEDLEAARVPRPLIDMSL, from the coding sequence ATGAAGACTCTTGCTGCCGTACTGGTCGAAACGGGCAAGCCCCTCGAACTGGTGGAGCTGACGATTCCTGACCTTAAGCCGGGGCAGGTGTTGGTGGAGGTCGCCTTCAGTGGCGTGTGCCACACGCAGGTCCTGGAGGCTCGTGGTCACCGGGGCGAGGACCGCTACCTGCCCCACTGCCTCGGTCATGAAGGAAGCGGGACGGTGCGTGAAGTCGGCGCCGGCGTCACAAAGGTCAAGCCCGGTGACAGGGCCATCCTCTCCTGGATCAAGGGCTCGGGCATGGACGTGCCCGGCTCGGTCTACGACTGGGACGGGAAGAGGGTGAACGCAGGCGGGATCACGACCTTCCAGCGCTTCGCCGTCCTCAGCGAGAACCGTCTCACTCCGCTCAGCGCCGAGGCCGGGACGGACTCCGTGTCGCTGCGTGATGCCGCGCTGATTGGTTGCGCGATCCCCACCGGCATGGGCGCAGTGCTCAACACGGCTCGTCCGCGTCCGGGTGAGAGCCTCGCGGTCTTTGGCATCGGTGGCGTCGGCGTCTGTACGGTGATGGCTGCCAGTCTCGCCGGTTGCGTGCCCCTGATCGCGGTCGATGTGCACGAGCACAAGCTCGATCTAGCCCGCAAGCTCGGCGCGACCCATTGCATCAACTCCGCGCAGCAGGACCTTGCCGCGGAGCTAACACGGGTCTGCCCCGGCGGACTGGACTTCGCCGTCGAGGCGACTGGGCGACCCGCGGTCATGCTCCAGGCGCTGTCCTGTGTGCGCAGCCAGGGCGGAGCAGCGGTCATCGTCGGCAATGCGCACTTCGGCGAGCAGTTGACGCTCGACCCGAGGCAGCTCAATCAGGGCAAGCGTCTTCTCGGCACCTGGGGCGGCGACAACTGGCCGGACCGCGACTACCCGCGCTACTGTCGGCTGCTATCGGCGGGCAAGTTCAGCCTCGACCCGATCCAGTCCGAGCCCTATGCGCTGGCCGACCTCAACCGTGCGCTGGAGGATCTCGAAGCCGCGCGAGTGCCACGTCCTCTGATCGACATGTCCCTGTGA
- a CDS encoding transketolase: MTKTCELEKTAREIRARLVALSHASGAPHLGSSLSCVDILVAAYWRVLHLDPQAPQDPLRDRLLLSKGHAATSLYCALAYRGFFPVEMLDHFAEPGSCLPEHPSASCAPGVEIASGSLGHGLSLGVGMAIAGRIQQQDYRVFVVMSDGECNEGSVWEAALMAPAQKLENLVAIIDYNKWQATGRSNEVLALAPLRDKWEAFGWSVTEVDGHDLDALSEALGKTPDGSGKPRTILAHTVKGKGVSFMEDDNNWHYRIPTAEEVEMARKELGLT, encoded by the coding sequence ATGACCAAGACCTGTGAGCTGGAGAAGACGGCACGGGAGATTCGCGCCCGGTTAGTCGCCCTGTCACACGCTTCCGGGGCCCCGCATCTGGGGTCCTCGCTGTCCTGCGTGGATATCCTCGTGGCGGCCTACTGGCGCGTCCTGCACCTCGACCCGCAGGCGCCCCAGGACCCACTGCGTGACCGCCTCCTGCTGAGCAAGGGCCATGCCGCGACCTCCCTGTACTGCGCTCTGGCTTACCGCGGGTTCTTCCCGGTGGAGATGCTCGACCATTTCGCCGAGCCCGGCTCCTGTCTGCCCGAGCATCCCAGCGCCTCCTGTGCGCCGGGAGTGGAGATCGCCAGCGGCTCGCTCGGGCATGGGTTGTCGCTCGGTGTCGGGATGGCTATCGCCGGACGCATCCAGCAGCAGGACTACCGCGTCTTCGTAGTGATGAGCGACGGTGAGTGCAACGAGGGGTCTGTCTGGGAAGCCGCGCTGATGGCTCCGGCGCAGAAGCTGGAAAACCTCGTGGCGATCATCGACTACAACAAGTGGCAGGCCACCGGGCGCAGCAACGAGGTGCTGGCCTTGGCGCCCCTGCGGGACAAATGGGAGGCCTTCGGCTGGAGCGTCACCGAAGTCGATGGGCACGACCTCGACGCCCTCAGCGAGGCGCTGGGCAAGACTCCCGACGGGAGCGGCAAGCCCCGGACCATCCTTGCCCACACCGTGAAGGGCAAGGGCGTTTCCTTCATGGAAGACGACAACAACTGGCACTACCGCATCCCCACTGCCGAGGAAGTCGAGATGGCCAGGAAGGAGCTGGGGCTCACGTGA
- a CDS encoding GDP-mannose 4,6-dehydratase: MPSTRRIVVLGANSFSGQDLVDLLLEDPDNEVIGVSRSPERTALFLRYKLRGDLGRYRYYQFDMNWDMPALLQLLDAERPNWIINFAAQSEVAPSWEHPEHWFETNTVSLAHLVNHLRRQDYLERYLHVSSPEVYGTCVGSVYEEAPLNPSTPYAASKAAADLLLGTYRKQFDFPLLTVRSTNVYGARQQLFKIIPRSVIYLKLGNRIQLHGGGVAVKSYIHVRDISRGELAILQHGEPGSLYHLSPDQGIAVRDVVRLICERMGVPFEQATTTVEERPGQDAAYVIESERARKELGWAPQISIEDGLAEVVQWVEDYWREISLQSLEYQHRA, translated from the coding sequence ATGCCATCGACCCGCAGGATCGTCGTCCTGGGCGCCAACTCCTTCTCCGGGCAGGATCTCGTCGACCTGCTGCTGGAGGACCCCGACAACGAGGTGATCGGCGTCAGCCGCTCGCCGGAGCGCACAGCCCTCTTCCTGCGCTACAAGCTCCGCGGCGATCTGGGCCGCTACCGCTACTACCAGTTCGATATGAACTGGGACATGCCCGCGCTGCTGCAGCTTCTGGATGCGGAGCGCCCCAACTGGATCATCAACTTCGCCGCCCAGAGCGAGGTGGCCCCGAGCTGGGAGCACCCCGAGCACTGGTTCGAGACCAACACCGTGTCGCTGGCGCACCTGGTGAACCATCTGCGGAGGCAGGACTACCTGGAGCGCTACCTGCACGTGTCCTCGCCGGAGGTCTACGGGACCTGCGTGGGTAGCGTCTACGAGGAGGCGCCACTCAACCCGAGCACTCCCTATGCAGCCTCGAAGGCGGCCGCCGACCTGCTGCTGGGCACCTACCGCAAGCAGTTCGACTTCCCGCTGCTGACCGTGCGCTCGACCAACGTCTACGGAGCCCGGCAGCAACTCTTCAAGATCATCCCGCGCTCAGTGATCTACCTCAAGCTGGGCAACAGGATCCAGCTCCACGGCGGCGGCGTGGCCGTGAAATCGTACATTCATGTGCGCGACATCTCTCGCGGCGAGTTGGCGATCCTGCAGCACGGGGAACCCGGCAGCCTGTACCACCTCTCCCCCGATCAGGGCATTGCGGTGCGCGACGTGGTGCGGCTCATCTGCGAGCGGATGGGCGTTCCCTTCGAGCAGGCCACCACAACCGTTGAGGAGCGACCAGGCCAGGATGCTGCTTACGTGATCGAGTCGGAGCGTGCCCGCAAGGAACTCGGCTGGGCTCCGCAGATCAGCATCGAGGACGGCCTCGCCGAGGTCGTGCAGTGGGTCGAGGACTACTGGCGCGAGATCAGTTTGCAGTCGTTGGAGTACCAACACAGGGCCTAG
- a CDS encoding glycosyltransferase family 4 protein, translating into MHVLVVSVGNSQGTCEALISRGLDVSALRPATIDLGDFGGPQQVSGEGLPYPLYTLPVFPQRPYPYSLYRGGLPRVLKQAKPDLVYCLGEPSELGVAQVVRQTRKLLPQARVVLYSFENLSRPWQGFPRCLRGRALEQTVPLVDAVAACTQTCADYWAGLGFPPERTRVVYNGADPEHFRRRESAEVRRELAPDDAFLVGYVGRLVHEKAVDVLLRAVASLPETFHLALVGQGALENDLRSLALGLGLGNRVCWPGRVSKEQMPEYLSAFDALVLPSRAIPVWQEQYGMVMVEAMLCGTPVVGSSSGAIPEVIGEAGMVFPEEDVPALAAALQSLQQDPQLGADLAGKGLRRAREQFTWQVVSDRLLALFEETISRPRR; encoded by the coding sequence ATGCATGTCCTGGTCGTGTCCGTAGGCAACTCTCAGGGCACCTGTGAGGCGCTGATCTCACGGGGCCTGGACGTGTCTGCCCTGCGACCCGCGACCATCGACCTGGGCGACTTCGGCGGTCCGCAGCAGGTCTCCGGCGAGGGTCTCCCCTATCCCCTGTATACGCTGCCGGTCTTCCCACAGCGTCCCTATCCTTACAGTCTCTACCGCGGCGGCCTGCCACGGGTTCTGAAGCAGGCGAAGCCGGACCTCGTCTACTGCCTCGGTGAGCCCTCGGAGCTGGGTGTCGCACAGGTCGTCCGCCAGACCCGCAAGCTTCTCCCCCAAGCGCGAGTGGTGCTATACAGCTTCGAGAACCTGTCTCGCCCCTGGCAGGGCTTCCCCCGCTGCCTGCGCGGACGAGCCCTGGAGCAGACGGTTCCGCTCGTGGATGCGGTCGCGGCCTGCACCCAGACCTGCGCCGATTACTGGGCCGGCCTGGGGTTCCCTCCTGAGCGGACTCGCGTGGTGTACAACGGCGCCGACCCGGAGCATTTCCGCCGCCGAGAGTCAGCCGAGGTCCGTCGCGAGCTGGCTCCCGACGACGCCTTCCTGGTTGGCTACGTTGGCCGGCTGGTGCATGAGAAGGCTGTCGACGTGCTGCTCCGAGCGGTGGCCTCCCTGCCCGAGACCTTCCATCTTGCGCTTGTCGGACAGGGCGCCCTGGAGAACGACCTGCGCAGCCTCGCGCTGGGTCTGGGCCTCGGCAACCGCGTCTGCTGGCCGGGAAGAGTCAGTAAGGAGCAGATGCCCGAGTACCTCTCCGCCTTCGACGCGCTCGTCCTGCCCTCGCGAGCGATTCCGGTCTGGCAGGAACAGTACGGGATGGTGATGGTGGAGGCGATGCTGTGCGGGACGCCGGTAGTCGGGTCCTCCAGTGGCGCGATTCCCGAGGTGATTGGCGAGGCAGGGATGGTGTTCCCGGAAGAGGATGTGCCGGCCCTCGCCGCCGCTCTCCAGTCTCTCCAGCAAGACCCGCAACTAGGCGCCGACCTGGCAGGCAAGGGTCTGCGGCGTGCCCGGGAGCAGTTCACCTGGCAGGTCGTCTCCGACCGTCTGCTGGCCCTGTTCGAAGAGACGATCTCCCGCCCCAGACGCTGA
- a CDS encoding transketolase C-terminal domain-containing protein, whose translation MRNAFAAELQALAEDGFPVVLLSGDIGNRLFDKFKAAFPERFYNCGVAEANMMSVAAGMAFCGLRPISYTIAPFTTTRCFEQIRVDVCYHDLPVIIAGVGAGLSYAANGPTHESCEDIALLRALPNMTVVCPADPLEVRLALRAAMQHDGPVYLRLGKKGEPPLHKSTPNFQIGKALTLRRGTDLCLLATGNMVAVALEAALVLRQEGLSARVVDFHTVKPLDEKALRDAFSRFPLVATVEEHSVIGGLGGAVAEWLADHPGLPGRLVRIGTPDRFQHEAGGQSYVRQCFGLTPQAIADRLRGFASQ comes from the coding sequence GTGAGAAACGCTTTCGCTGCTGAGCTGCAGGCCCTGGCCGAGGACGGGTTCCCTGTGGTCTTGCTCTCCGGGGACATCGGCAACCGCCTCTTCGACAAGTTCAAGGCCGCCTTCCCCGAGCGCTTCTACAACTGCGGAGTGGCCGAGGCGAACATGATGAGCGTGGCCGCCGGGATGGCTTTCTGCGGCCTGCGCCCTATCAGCTACACCATCGCACCCTTCACGACCACACGCTGCTTCGAGCAGATTCGCGTGGATGTGTGCTATCACGACCTGCCGGTGATCATCGCCGGAGTCGGCGCCGGATTGTCCTATGCCGCCAACGGACCGACGCACGAATCCTGCGAGGACATCGCCCTCTTGCGGGCACTGCCGAACATGACGGTCGTGTGCCCGGCGGACCCGCTGGAGGTCCGACTGGCCCTCCGAGCCGCGATGCAGCACGACGGACCGGTCTACCTGCGCCTGGGCAAGAAGGGCGAGCCGCCGCTGCACAAGTCGACGCCCAACTTCCAGATTGGCAAAGCGCTGACCCTTCGTCGTGGGACCGACCTGTGTCTGCTGGCGACCGGGAATATGGTCGCCGTCGCCCTGGAGGCGGCGCTGGTCCTGCGCCAGGAAGGGCTCTCGGCCCGGGTCGTCGACTTTCACACCGTCAAGCCGCTGGACGAGAAGGCGCTCAGAGACGCCTTCTCGCGCTTCCCGCTGGTCGCCACGGTCGAGGAGCACTCGGTGATTGGCGGACTGGGCGGAGCCGTCGCGGAATGGCTCGCGGATCATCCCGGGCTGCCCGGTCGTCTGGTACGCATCGGCACGCCGGATCGATTCCAGCACGAAGCCGGTGGCCAAAGCTACGTCCGCCAGTGCTTCGGGCTGACGCCTCAGGCTATCGCCGACCGCCTGCGTGGCTTTGCTTCGCAGTGA
- a CDS encoding NAD-dependent epimerase/dehydratase family protein — translation MSPEEVHAVPELKRVFVTGGAGYVGAVLVPKLLEAGHEVTVLDLFLYGDHVLEAVKDHPGLKLVRGDLRDQALLREVLPGSDAVIHLACISNDPSFELDPELGRSINYDAFEPLVKISADGGVKRFIYASSSSVYGIKDEDNVTENLPLEPLTDYSKYKALCEEVLQRYQSQDFTTVTVRPATVCGYSPRLRLDLTVNILTNHAVNRGRITVFGGSQRRPNIHIGDITDLYVDLLARPAAQVAGKVWNAGYENHKVSEIAQIVKGVVGKAVEIVTEPTDDLRSYHISSELIRRDLGFVPQHTIEDAVRNLVDAFGAGLIPNPLEDIRYYNIKTMQALHMK, via the coding sequence ATGAGCCCCGAAGAGGTGCATGCTGTGCCTGAACTGAAGCGAGTGTTTGTGACGGGTGGCGCGGGCTACGTCGGTGCGGTCCTGGTGCCGAAACTCCTGGAGGCGGGCCATGAGGTGACGGTGCTCGATCTGTTCCTCTATGGCGACCACGTGCTGGAGGCCGTGAAGGACCATCCGGGTCTCAAGCTCGTGCGAGGAGACCTGCGCGACCAGGCCCTACTGCGAGAGGTTCTACCCGGCTCCGACGCCGTCATCCATCTGGCGTGCATCTCCAACGACCCGAGCTTCGAGCTTGACCCGGAGCTGGGGCGCTCGATCAACTACGACGCCTTCGAGCCACTGGTGAAGATCTCGGCCGACGGCGGGGTCAAGCGTTTCATCTACGCTTCCTCCTCCAGCGTCTATGGGATCAAGGACGAGGACAACGTCACCGAGAACCTGCCGCTGGAGCCCCTCACCGACTACTCCAAGTACAAGGCGCTCTGCGAAGAGGTTCTCCAGCGCTACCAGTCGCAGGACTTCACGACGGTGACGGTTCGCCCGGCGACGGTTTGCGGCTACTCGCCCCGACTGCGCCTGGACCTCACCGTCAATATCCTGACCAACCACGCGGTCAATCGCGGGCGCATCACCGTCTTTGGCGGCTCTCAGCGGCGGCCTAACATCCACATCGGCGACATCACCGACCTGTACGTGGACCTGCTCGCACGGCCCGCCGCGCAAGTGGCCGGGAAGGTCTGGAACGCGGGCTATGAGAACCACAAGGTGAGTGAGATCGCGCAGATCGTGAAGGGTGTCGTGGGCAAAGCGGTCGAGATCGTCACCGAGCCCACCGACGACCTGCGCTCCTATCACATCTCCTCGGAGCTGATCCGGCGTGACCTCGGTTTCGTGCCGCAGCACACCATCGAGGACGCTGTGCGCAATCTTGTGGACGCCTTCGGGGCCGGGCTGATCCCCAACCCCCTGGAGGACATCCGCTACTACAACATCAAAACCATGCAGGCCCTGCACATGAAGTGA
- a CDS encoding aminoglycoside phosphotransferase family protein, which translates to MTTLSSPPAEVPQEALACLLAQAGMREDARVEAIPGGMNNRVFRVTSGQGEALLKAYFHHPEDPRDRLATEYGFCAFAWSHGVRALPQPLAADPVHHLAVYEFVHGRRLNPGEVTADHVAQALAFYRDLNRCREDAHDLPAASEACFSLADHLATVQRRVDRLAGISAADPVGAEAADFLRDDLLPAWKEVASEVQTQAATRGLALAEPLSDADRCLSPSDFGFHNALQESGGRLRFLDFEYAGWDDPTKLVCDFFHQPAVPVPAEHCESFAQQIAESLGDPAYHRARFSLLMPVYRLKWCCILLNDFLLAGGARRHFARVSAEDPQTLAQRKARQLAKAREMLPRSL; encoded by the coding sequence GTGACGACCCTAAGTTCGCCGCCGGCTGAAGTCCCGCAGGAGGCTCTTGCGTGCCTGCTCGCTCAGGCAGGCATGCGGGAGGACGCACGCGTCGAGGCAATCCCCGGCGGGATGAACAACCGCGTCTTCCGAGTCACCTCAGGGCAGGGCGAGGCACTGCTGAAGGCCTACTTCCATCATCCGGAAGACCCGCGCGACCGCCTGGCGACGGAGTATGGCTTCTGCGCCTTTGCCTGGTCACACGGGGTTCGCGCTCTTCCTCAACCACTGGCCGCCGACCCGGTGCACCATCTCGCGGTGTATGAGTTCGTGCATGGGCGCAGGCTCAATCCGGGCGAAGTGACTGCCGACCACGTCGCGCAGGCCCTGGCCTTCTACCGCGATCTGAACCGATGCCGCGAAGACGCTCACGACCTGCCGGCGGCCTCTGAGGCCTGCTTCTCTCTCGCAGACCATCTCGCCACGGTTCAGCGGCGCGTGGATAGGTTGGCTGGAATCTCGGCAGCTGATCCCGTCGGCGCAGAGGCGGCGGACTTCCTCCGAGACGACCTTCTGCCTGCGTGGAAGGAAGTTGCTTCGGAGGTCCAGACCCAGGCCGCAACACGGGGCCTTGCACTTGCAGAGCCCCTGAGCGATGCCGATCGTTGCCTGTCGCCCTCGGACTTCGGCTTCCACAACGCACTCCAGGAATCGGGCGGGCGTCTGCGGTTCCTGGACTTCGAGTACGCCGGCTGGGATGACCCGACGAAGCTGGTGTGCGACTTCTTCCATCAGCCCGCGGTGCCTGTCCCGGCCGAGCATTGTGAGAGCTTTGCGCAGCAAATCGCCGAGAGCCTGGGCGATCCTGCCTACCACCGAGCGCGCTTCTCGCTGCTCATGCCGGTGTATCGCCTCAAGTGGTGCTGCATCCTGCTGAACGATTTCCTCCTGGCGGGTGGCGCACGAAGGCACTTCGCCCGGGTATCGGCGGAGGATCCGCAGACCCTGGCTCAGCGCAAGGCCCGGCAACTCGCCAAGGCTCGGGAGATGCTGCCGCGCTCGCTCTGA
- a CDS encoding haloacid dehalogenase-like hydrolase: MRIGIDFDNTIVCYDQVFHAAARERELIPAEVPVSKEAVRNYLRSIDREEDWTKLQGYVYGPRMRDALPFAGVLDFFARCSEAQVPVWIISHKTRYPFQGPQYDLHESARQWIADHGLLDADRVGLPADHVFFELTKSAKLQRVEQVNCTHFIDDLPEFLAEEDFPAAVQRILFDPQNHHPGETRFLRATCWEQVWELVRP, from the coding sequence ATGCGGATCGGCATCGACTTCGACAACACAATCGTGTGCTATGACCAGGTCTTCCATGCGGCGGCTCGGGAGCGCGAGCTGATTCCCGCCGAGGTGCCCGTCTCCAAGGAGGCCGTCCGCAACTACCTGCGCAGCATCGACCGCGAGGAGGACTGGACGAAGCTGCAGGGCTACGTGTACGGGCCACGGATGCGCGACGCCCTGCCCTTTGCGGGAGTGCTGGACTTCTTCGCCCGGTGCTCGGAGGCCCAAGTTCCGGTCTGGATCATCAGCCACAAGACACGCTACCCCTTCCAGGGGCCGCAGTATGACCTCCACGAATCGGCGCGGCAGTGGATCGCCGATCACGGGCTCCTTGACGCCGACCGCGTGGGCCTGCCCGCCGACCACGTCTTCTTCGAGCTCACCAAGTCGGCCAAGCTGCAACGGGTGGAGCAGGTGAACTGCACTCATTTTATCGACGACCTGCCCGAGTTCCTCGCCGAGGAGGACTTCCCAGCGGCTGTGCAGCGGATCCTATTTGACCCGCAGAACCACCACCCGGGCGAGACACGCTTCCTCCGGGCGACCTGCTGGGAGCAGGTCTGGGAGCTCGTGAGGCCGTGA
- a CDS encoding PfkB family carbohydrate kinase, protein MAATDKIRPLPELAKLVEGLHREGKRVVLCHGCFDLLHIGHLRYLQKAARLGDVLVVTVTPDRFVNKGPHRPAFPEEYRAEALASLTCVDYVAINETPTAVELLELLKPDIYAKGAEYRENRTPEIQREEAALAATGGEMAYIEEVTSSSTELINRHLSPFPDTTTQYLAHMAEQYGPGPILDCLERCSQTRVLVLGEVRIEEYCYCESLQRSAKAPLVAMRYLSEERFAMGAPAVANYLAEFCGEVRLLGMLGADNPQEEWVRSQLSPGVEPVFLHKPSAPTITKRRYLEAYFGQPLFELFNMNDEPLDEEAEGVLCEQVREFAPAYDLVVVADYGLGMLTDRAVEVLADQARFLAVSPQVNAGNFGYQAFTKYPRADYACLAEQEMRLEYRTRSGDLTPLLADLGRRLQAKRVVVTRGKHGALAWSPEAGVHEAPSLAVRVTDRMGGGDAFFALSSLCAYQEAPLEIMAFVGNVAAAEVIASMGARASLEKLPLRRHIESLLK, encoded by the coding sequence TTGGCTGCGACGGACAAGATCCGGCCTCTGCCGGAGCTGGCGAAGCTGGTCGAGGGTCTCCATCGAGAGGGCAAGCGCGTGGTCCTCTGCCACGGCTGCTTCGACCTGCTGCACATCGGCCACCTGCGCTACCTGCAGAAGGCGGCCCGACTGGGCGACGTCCTCGTCGTCACGGTGACCCCGGACCGCTTCGTTAACAAGGGCCCGCATCGCCCTGCCTTCCCCGAGGAGTACCGTGCTGAGGCCCTGGCCTCGCTGACCTGCGTGGACTACGTGGCGATCAACGAGACCCCGACCGCCGTAGAGCTGCTGGAGCTGCTCAAGCCCGATATCTACGCCAAGGGTGCGGAGTACCGGGAGAACCGCACACCGGAGATTCAGCGCGAAGAGGCGGCTCTTGCGGCCACGGGCGGCGAGATGGCCTACATCGAGGAGGTCACCTCCAGCTCGACGGAGCTGATCAACCGGCACCTGTCGCCCTTCCCCGACACCACGACGCAGTACCTGGCTCACATGGCCGAGCAGTACGGACCGGGGCCGATCCTCGACTGCCTGGAGCGCTGCTCGCAGACCCGGGTGCTGGTCCTTGGCGAGGTGCGGATTGAGGAGTACTGCTACTGTGAGTCGCTGCAGCGTTCGGCCAAGGCTCCGCTGGTGGCGATGCGGTACCTGTCCGAGGAACGCTTTGCGATGGGCGCACCGGCCGTCGCGAACTACCTGGCGGAGTTCTGCGGCGAGGTGCGTCTGCTCGGCATGCTCGGGGCCGACAATCCGCAGGAAGAGTGGGTGCGCAGCCAGTTGAGCCCCGGGGTCGAGCCGGTGTTCCTTCACAAGCCGAGCGCGCCGACCATCACCAAGCGCCGCTACCTCGAGGCCTACTTCGGCCAGCCACTCTTCGAGCTCTTCAACATGAACGACGAGCCGCTGGACGAGGAGGCCGAGGGCGTCCTGTGCGAGCAGGTGCGCGAGTTCGCGCCCGCCTACGATCTGGTGGTGGTGGCCGACTACGGTCTGGGTATGCTCACCGACAGGGCCGTCGAGGTCTTGGCCGACCAAGCGCGATTCCTTGCCGTAAGCCCGCAAGTGAATGCAGGTAACTTCGGCTACCAGGCCTTCACAAAGTACCCGCGGGCCGACTATGCCTGTCTCGCCGAGCAGGAGATGCGGCTGGAGTACCGCACGCGGTCGGGTGACCTGACGCCGCTTCTCGCAGACCTGGGGCGGAGACTCCAGGCGAAGCGCGTGGTCGTTACGCGGGGCAAGCATGGTGCGCTGGCCTGGAGCCCTGAGGCCGGAGTCCACGAAGCTCCTTCCCTTGCGGTGCGCGTGACGGACCGCATGGGTGGCGGCGATGCTTTCTTTGCGCTGTCCTCGCTCTGCGCCTATCAGGAGGCGCCGCTGGAGATCATGGCCTTCGTGGGGAACGTCGCGGCTGCCGAGGTGATCGCCTCCATGGGTGCCCGGGCGTCGCTGGAGAAGCTCCCCCTGCGCAGACATATTGAGTCCTTGCTCAAATGA
- a CDS encoding class I SAM-dependent methyltransferase translates to MAYVDFLMKLHKSTARDYVARVLEADKAECAEVATQFGRDYWDGERKYGYGGYRYDGRWRAVAEDMVRHYNLPADARILDVGCGKAFLLYEFTQVLPGATVAGIDLSEYAIANAKEEVRPFLQVGTAADLPYENNSFDFVVSLNTIHNLYINELWAALQEIERVGRGAKHVCIETYRNEREKVNLLYWQLTCRAFHTPEEWEWIFEQAGYRGDYSYIVFE, encoded by the coding sequence ATGGCGTATGTAGATTTCCTGATGAAGCTGCACAAGTCCACAGCCCGCGACTACGTGGCGCGAGTGCTGGAGGCCGACAAGGCCGAGTGCGCCGAGGTGGCGACCCAGTTCGGCAGGGACTACTGGGACGGCGAGCGCAAGTACGGGTATGGCGGCTACCGCTACGACGGTCGCTGGCGAGCAGTGGCCGAGGACATGGTGCGCCACTACAACCTTCCGGCCGATGCGCGGATTCTGGATGTCGGCTGCGGCAAGGCCTTCCTGCTGTATGAGTTCACCCAGGTGCTGCCCGGCGCGACCGTGGCCGGAATCGACCTCTCGGAGTACGCCATCGCCAACGCCAAGGAGGAGGTACGCCCTTTCCTGCAGGTCGGCACGGCGGCTGATCTGCCCTATGAGAACAACTCCTTCGACTTCGTCGTCTCTCTCAATACGATCCATAACCTGTATATCAACGAGCTGTGGGCAGCGCTCCAGGAGATTGAGCGCGTAGGCCGCGGGGCAAAACACGTTTGCATCGAGACCTACCGTAACGAGCGCGAGAAGGTGAACCTGCTCTACTGGCAACTCACGTGCCGGGCCTTCCACACCCCGGAGGAGTGGGAGTGGATCTTCGAGCAGGCCGGCTACAGGGGGGACTACTCCTACATCGTCTTCGAGTAA
- a CDS encoding class I SAM-dependent methyltransferase has protein sequence MGDRTREPQYQRCVQLREAGRVDRLGLMSNQGWHDDPKRLLFTLARYKFVAKMLSGRKNVLEVGCADAFGTRVVVQEVQHVTATDFDPVFIADVQERMDEEWAFDCFVHDMLSGPVSGSFDAAYALDVIEHIAPAQEDLFLRNLLASLVPDSVVILGTPSRASEAYASPPSREGHVNLKDAPALRDLMERYLKHVFLFSMNDEVVHTGFYPMAHYYLALGCQVKERPNG, from the coding sequence ATGGGCGACAGGACTCGTGAGCCGCAGTACCAGCGGTGTGTACAGTTGCGGGAGGCCGGTCGGGTAGACCGCCTCGGCCTCATGTCCAACCAGGGATGGCATGACGATCCGAAGCGGTTGCTGTTCACCCTGGCTCGCTACAAGTTCGTCGCCAAGATGCTCTCGGGACGCAAGAACGTGCTGGAGGTCGGATGCGCTGATGCCTTCGGGACGCGCGTCGTAGTCCAGGAGGTGCAGCACGTCACGGCCACCGACTTCGACCCGGTCTTCATCGCGGACGTTCAGGAGCGCATGGACGAGGAGTGGGCCTTCGACTGCTTCGTGCATGACATGCTCTCCGGACCGGTGTCGGGTTCCTTCGACGCGGCCTATGCGCTGGACGTGATCGAGCACATCGCGCCCGCGCAGGAGGACCTGTTCTTGCGCAACCTCCTCGCGTCGCTCGTACCGGATAGCGTGGTGATCCTGGGCACTCCCTCACGGGCCTCCGAAGCCTATGCCTCGCCACCGAGTCGCGAGGGGCACGTGAACCTCAAGGACGCACCGGCGCTACGCGACTTGATGGAGCGCTACCTCAAGCACGTGTTCCTCTTCTCGATGAATGACGAGGTCGTGCACACCGGCTTCTACCCCATGGCGCATTATTACCTTGCCCTGGGCTGCCAGGTGAAGGAGAGGCCGAATGGCTGA